One uncultured Draconibacterium sp. genomic window, TTTCGCTGATCTTTTTCAACTCTTTTGAGAACTCGTAAATACGCATTACTCCGTCGTTGTCCATCATAAACAATTTACCGTCCGCAACTACGGGCGATGCATATAAGGTTGATCCCAAATCGTCTTCCCAGAATTGTTCGCCTGTTTTTGCATCGTAGCAAACCAGAACACCATAACTTGTTGCAATAATCAATAATCCACTGTGTGCCAGCGGACTTGCAGCTTCCGGCATGTATTCGTCGTTCTCCCAAATTATTGAAGCATTTTTTGGATCGATGGCAACCAATCGCGCATATTCGTTGGCGGCAAAAACAACACCATCGCTAAAAGCAGCCGAAGGGCCAACTTCACCCATCATACATTCCACTTGCCAAAGTTCCTTTCCGGTTTCAACATCGTAACCGGCAACAATTGGATCGGCTGTTAAAACAACCTGATACTTACCATCAATCTCAGCTAATATAGGACTCGCCCACGAGATTTTAGAGTCGCGTACCGTTTCCCAAACCGTTTCTCCGTTTGAAGTATTCAATGCCAATATTTTGCCGCCCCTATTTGTATCGTACTGAACCAAAACTTTGTTTGCCCAGGTAATTAAGGAAGACGAATGACCGTAATGATTGTCGGGCACACCTAAATTTCGAGCCCACAAACGTTTGCCATTCAAATCAAAAGCGATCACATCGCCAGTGGCAAAAATGGCATAAACTCCTTTATTATCAACGGTTAATGTAGGTGCCGCGAGGCCGGTATCTTCCGTTACCCGCGGCGGACTTGCCGGCGATCCCGGAACATTATCAGCTACACCGGTCCAAAGTAATTTCCCATCGTTGCGGTTGTAACAATATACTTCGCGTGTGGTATTGTCGGCGCCGGCAATAAATATTTTATCGCCCCAAATAACCGGCGAATTATAGCCATGTTTTGGAATGGGCGATTTCCAGAGTACGTTTGTTCCTGCAGATCCGTTCCATGTTGTAGGAATATTTTTATGAGCAATTACGCCTTGTCCAAGTGGCCCGCGCAATGAATTGTGATTTTTCTGCAAGTCGGCCAAAGTTATTCCGGTTGCAACTGCTGTTTTAGCCGCCGGTTCTTTTTGTGCATGCGTATTCTTTTCTTCTGTTATTTCCGTCTCTTCAGCAACATTTTCATCCGAATCTGATTTTTCGGTTTCGGTATTTTTTACCGTGCTTGTTTCAGCAACTTCGGTTTTTGAAATTTCGCCAACTTCAATCACTTCTATTCCTTCGGTTTCGGGAGATGATACGGCTTCGGCAGATTGTGTTTCAGTATTGTAATAATTTAAGTGATTTACTGTGGCAAATGAAGCCAATACAGCCAATATCAACACCGTTGCTCCCACAATTATAATTCCTTTCTGAGCAAGAATCCGACTTGCAATTTCATTTTCAAGTTTGGCATCAGGTTCTTCAATTTTACTTTTTACAGAATAATAAACTCGTAATGCAAATGCCAGAATAATGGCTCCAAACAACAACAAATATGCGCCGGTTTTAACCTGCCACTGGCTGTTGAAATACGCTTTGCGGGCCAGCAAATCAAAATTGCGGATTTCTACTTTTAATTCATCGTTATTGGGTTCCTGTTTGAGGCGCTGAACCAATGCCTCAAGCGCCTTGCTTTCGATGGGGTCGGTTTTGGAAACCTGCCAAAAGTTAAGAAGCAACAACATGGCCACCGCAAGGCAAAAAATACCGGCTATTACAGCTATGTTTTGTGAAAGTTTCAGTTTATCAGTTGTATTCATATTTTTTTTAATCGCTGGAAGATTGAAAACCAAGTTGGATGTATTTATCCTGAAGGTATCTCAACCTGCATTATTTATTCTTTTCTTATATCAATTTTGTTTGTTAAAATCAATTCAACGGTTTATTAATTTGTCATTTTTCCACCGGGCAATAATCAACACAACGTGCGCAACTAAAACAATCGCCTTTGTGTGGTTCGTAGTCCTGACGCTTTCTGAAAACCACTGTATTTAGTAGAGTCATTCCAATTACCAAGCCCAGAAATCCCCCGGCAATCATGCTGCCAATGTAGAATTTATGACGAATAACTTCTGCTTCGGCAACCAATGTTTCCATAGATTTGCCGGAAGCCAGAAAGGTTTGAATGTCAATGTTATCGGGATCGTTTTTTAATTCGGGCTGCGAAATCATCAACTCCGCCAAATAAACATCGGGATTTGCTTTTGATAAAAAGGTATGTGATTTTGCTCCTGCAAATACACCCAATGCCACCCACAACGGAATTACCAATGCGTAGGTAATAAAGCGTTTCGGCCCCAATCCAGACTTGATTACCTCTTTTTCGTTTGTTGGAAAATCGATGGCATCAAACGGACAGGAATGAGTGCACAATTTACACTGGATACACTTGTTTGGCGTAATGGTTAAATGCCATTTCGAGAAACGCGACATCCAGCTAAGCAACACTCCGTACGGACACAAAAACCGGCAATACGGACGCGCCACAAACATTCCCATTAAGAGGAATGCAACACCAAGCACAATCATATGAAACTTGGCATCCATTCGGAAAATACCTACAAAGGGATCGTAACGACAAATGATAAAATCGGTTCCGGTGGCCGCAAAAAGCACAGCCAAAGCCAGGTAGACGTATGGAATTAACCCCAGGGTTTTATTCAGCCATTTGGGCAAACTAATCGGTTTTATAACCACCAGGTCCTGAATGGCTCCGAGTGGACAAGCTCCTGCACAAAATGTTCTTCCAAAAAACAAGGTGAACAATAGCGGTAACAGAAAAAACAGCAAGGCCGTGAGCGAAATCGCGTAGCCGGAATCAAAAAAAGAAAGCGTAACGTTTTGAATAGATCCAATGCTGCAAATGCATCCGTTGCGGTAAAAACCAAAATAAATTAAAGTGAATATGGATAGCCATAAAATACCTTGCCGGGAGCGCGATTTTAGTGCAAAATAAGTAGCCAGCGAAAGCACAAAAAGCAACACTAACACATCGAAATACTCCATTGCCAAAGCTCTGGGCTCGGGAGTTACCGGCGATGGTTGAGTATATCCTGTATCGAATTCAGGTTTTGGAAATCGTTGTTTTTGCGCAAAAGTGGAAACTGTAAGCAGCAAAAACACCAGCGTAAAAAAGACAAATTTTAGTTTTTTCAATGTAAACAATTTTCGGTTTATTGTTGGTTTAAGAGTAGGTTCTGTTTGATGATTTTCAAAAAAAGACGGATACCGGTCTTCACTTTTTAAACTACAAATTGAAGCCTGAGGACTTAAAACCATATTTCTGTTTTCACCATTATTCATTTTAAAATCAGGCTTTGAAGTTGTTGGTAAAATCGCCTTTTACTTTATAAGCTTCACTTGCCGGCACACGACTAATGGCGTCTGACGGGCAAACCTGCGCGATTGAACAAATATTACAATTAAGACAGCGGTCATGAATGATTTGAAGGTGCATGGAACCGTTTCCAAACGAAGTACATCCGGCAACACATTTTCCGCAACCAATGCACAATTCCTCATCAATATGATATTCAAAATAAGGCTCCTCAATAAACCGGCGTTCGATGGCCGCGGTAGGACAAAGTTGGTTTTCGGCTGCGGTACTTTGTTTATTTGCATCTGGTTTTAAATAGCCTCCACACAAATCGCAATAACCACACAAATCGAATGCATGTAAACATTTTACCGCGGAAGGTGCCATAACACAATCAGTTGCACAACGTCCGCACTGTGTACATTTAAATGGATCGATTTGCCAAACATAATCTTGCCCGCTAACCTTTGTTAAAGCCGCAACACTAACCGTACCCAACGATAAAAGTAACGATGCCCTTACTCCGTTTTGAATAAAGTTTCGCCTGCTTTGTGATTTACTTTTCTTTTCCATCTCGCTCCTCCTTTACTTCCGGATTTACACAATTTGAAACCTTACCGCAATTTTTGCAGCTTGGCGAAACCGAACAGCTGGCCGAAACCTTTTTATTTACAACCAGATAACCTGCTGAAGCTGCCATTCCTCCAAGTATCAATAATCTTCCTGTGGTTTTGAAAAATTCCTTTCTATTCATCGCTTCAATCTTCTTTCATTGTGCGGTGCATGTTACATCAGCTTTACAAATGACAAAAGCGAATGCACCAGATTGTTTAACATCATTTTAACTCAAACACTCTCAATACATTTCTGTCAAAATCGAGTGCATAAATGTTCCCCTCGCTATCAACTGCAACATCCGGCGCCTGTCCTTCAATTTTTTCATCAAATTTATCGGGAGCAGCAACCACTCCTAAAAACTCGCCCGACGGTTTATATACTTTTACGCGCACCAATCCTTTTTCGCTGGTAACAAAACTCCCCCCGGGTAAAAACGTAAAATGGGCCGGATTACAGCAGCCGCTAAAATTTTCGGTACTTGCTCCACTTGCTTTCCAGTGTTCACGCAGGTTTCCATCGGTAGTATAATTTTCGAGCGAATGCAGTCCCGGATTTACCACCCATAAATCATCGTATTCGTTTATATCAATATCAAAATACGGGCTGGGCACAATAAATCCATGCAGAACATCTTCACTTGCTTTCCCCTCAAATTCATTTTGAAGCTCTCCGGCTTTGTTATATCGCATAATTTTTCGTGTACCTGCATCGGCAACAAAAACATTCTCCTCACTTATAGAAATAGCCGTTATGTACGAATTATCATCTTCAAACTTCCATTCGGCCAATGTTTCGCCGGAAGGGTTCATTAGCTGAATTCGTTTTTCGAAAGCCACATAAATAACACCATCCGAAACTTCAACAGTGTGTGGCTCTTCCCCCAATTCGTATTCACTCAGGAGTTTCCCTGAACGATCGATGATCTTTAATTTTTGATCTCCCACCAAATAGATCTTATCTTGATCTATCGTAATTCCGGCAGGTTCGTTAAAACCTACCTTAAAATTCTTTGTCTCTTTGTAAAGAATCAGGTCTTCAGGTACATCTCTAAACTCATCAACACTGTACGCAAACTTGTTCGCCTCCATATTGTCGGGTCGTTTCGAGTACCAGTCGCCAACCATAACCGCAACGATTACAACTGCCAGCACAATCAGAAAAAGTACGATTCCTTTGTTCTTCATTCTTTTCTATTTTTTATGAATCACTCTCCCCTATTTACCACAAAGCAGAACTTGATTCCTTTTCATTTTCAACTGTTCAAATCTATACAGACCATTGTTTTTGAGTCGCGTAGTATGAGGTAGCCATCGGCAATGGCAAAAGGTGCCCATGCATCATGACCGTCTTCTATTATTTTAACTTGTTCCAGTTGAATGTATTCTTTTGTACTTGGACGTAAAATGGTCAAAGTTCCATCGTCGTTTAAAATGAAAAATTTGTTGTCGGCAATAAAATACGGCCCCAGCCCAAAACGCGATTCTTTATCACTCGCCCAGATAATTTTTTTTGTATCGGCCGGATCGACACAAACAAATTGATTTCGGTTTGAACCACCATCTTTTGGAACAATTCCAAAAAGATGACCATTCCAGTACACCGGTGTTTGTTGCTCACAGGCCAGTCCGTCTTTTGGTTTGTATTCATCTAATGTTGCTATACTAAACGTACCGTTATTTTCAGTCAGTTGCAACATCATACTCCCTGCTCCGTAGCCGGCAGTCATAAATATTTTTCCATCGGGCATACACACCGGCGACGGAGCAACAACAGAATGGTTCCAGTCCGAAGTTTCCCACAATATCTGACCGGTTTCGGGACCATCGGCAGCTACTCCGGTTAATGCACCAATGCTGCTGTACACATACATTTTACGACCACCAAATTCGTAAGGCATAATCGATGAGTGCGACATTTTATATGCGTTCGGATTCGGAGTTTCCCATAATTTCTCGCCAGTTTCGCAATCCACACCAATCATCAAAGCACTTCCTCCGGTAGCTAAAACAGCCACGTCGTTATCAATTAAAGGGCACTGACCTGTGTACCAAAAAGGAATTTCGTTTTGATATTCCTTCACAATATCCAGCCCCCAGCGGAAATCTCCGGTTTCGCGGTCGAGACACATCACATGGCATTTGGGGCCAATGGTAACAATGTATTTTTCAGTAATTGCCGGAATGGTTCTCGACATTCCATGATTTCGTTTAACAGCTACATCGTAACCACGGGTCCACAATTCTTTCCCATCAACAAGCGAAATACAGCGCAATATATCGGCACGTTCCTCTTCGTTGTAATCCAAAACATACGCCAATCCCTTCCAAATTGCAGCTCCTGAATGTCCTTCACCCAAGGTCATCGACCACATTATTTTGGGGCCATCGGCGCCGAACTTTTCGATCAGTTTTACCGGCGATTTTGAAATATTGTCGTGATCAGCTCCCCTGAAATTGGTCCAGGTTTCGGAAAGTTCCCGGTAGTCAGAGGCAAATTCCTGAAAATGTTCACCAATGTTTACATCCTGCGGAGCAACTCCTTTCCCACGATTATCTGCACCTTCCAGGTTAATGGTAAAATCTTTGGTCGGGTCGTTGTTCAACCACCAGAATACAACTATAAATCCCAATATTCCCAGGCTGATTAGAATGATATTTATGGTTCGTTTTGTCATTTTGTTCCTTATTGTCATTTCGAAAGAGGAACGACTGAGAAAACCCTGCTCCACTGAACAGATTTCTCCTCATTCTTCGTCGAAACAACAGCTATTCTTTAATATTATAAATCATTAACACATCGCCATGCCGGACAAATAATTTGCCATCATAAATGGCAGGATGCGCCCAATGCGGCCCGGCACCTGCATCAACTTTAAAGTTACTTATTATTTTAAGACTATCGGTTGACGGTTCTGCCAAAGCAACGTTTCCACGTTTCTCTTCATACAAATAAAGCATGTCATCAGCCGTAATTATCGCCCCTTTGTTCTCCCAATCCTGTTCCCATTTCGTTTCACCGGTTTCCCAGTTTACACTTGCCCATTTCCCCCGGGAATTATTTTCCCAGGTTGAACCGTAAATATTTCCTTCAACGAAAACAACACCACCATGGTGTGTATCGAGTATATTATTTTCCCATTTTAATTTAATCGATTTTCCGTCATCTGACAATGAAAACAACAGGGCCGGATGTTCGTAACCGCTTGTTACAAAAATTTCGCCATTATGATATAAGGGCGCATTGGTTTGTGCCCCCTTCCCGTTTTCGTGTGTATGGTACTGGAACAGGTTATAACTCCACAATATTTCTCCATTTAAGGGATTTACTCCGATAAGATTGTCGGCGGTTTGAACCAAAACGATTTCCTGCCCCTGATGATTGATCAAAGTGGGTGAAGCATATGATTTTGTTCCACCCAAACTTTTGGTCTTCCAAACCTGATTGCCGGTATCTTTATTAAAAGCCACCATGGTATTGATTTCTCCACCGGTTACATAAAAAACTAAATTACCCGCAACCAGCGGAGCCTCGGCATCGCCATGTTTATGTATTTCTCCTGAATAATTTTTTACCGCGTCAATTTTCCAGAGTGTATTTCCGCTTTTTGCATCCACACAACTTAGCTGACCGGTACCGCTCGAAACGTATAATTTACCATTGCTATACGTAGGTGTACTCCGGCTATCGATGTACGATCGTGTCCACGAGCGCCCGTAAGGAGTCTCCCACAACAATTCACCATTAAAATTAAAAGCTGACAAAATATCGGTTGTATCTTGTTTTATTCCTGTAATAAAAATCGTTTGACCAACAACAATGGCTTGCGAAAAACCTTTTCCAACACCTTCAATTTTTTTAAATAGCTCAGGACCCGATTCCGGCCATTCTTTTAACAAGCCCGTTTCGTTGTATAATCCTGAACGGTTGACTCCTCTCCACTCCACAACTTCCTGGCTAAATAACCGGATGGTGAAAAGAAGAAACAATATGGCGAAACCACTTTTCATTTAAATAAAGGTATAAGATTTCTCAAGTTAGTGAGACCTGCAAAATACTTGTGTTTAATTCGCTTTTATATTGTACACCATTAAAACATCGCCATGGCGTAAAAGCAGTTTCCCATCAGAAATATAAAGATGCGCCCAATGCGGACCTGCTCCTTTTGTTACTTTAAACTGGCTAACTACGTCAAATCCATCAGGATCAGGTTTTATAATTCCCACATTTCCTTTTTCGTTGTAAGCATAAAAAAGTCCGTCAGCCATTACCATTGAACCTTTTGTATCCCAATCAGCCACATACATAATTTCACCGGTATTCCAATTCATACAAATCCACTTGCCGCGTTTATTATCGCGCCAGTTTGAACCATACAAATAACCATCGTGCAGAATAACTCCATGATGATGATTATCAAAAGTATGATCAATAAATTTTTCAGTAACCCCGGTTCCTAAACTATCCATCTCAAGCATCACCGCCTGATAATCATATCCCATGGTAAGAAAAATCTGATTGTCTTTAAACACAGGAGTGTTTGTCCAAATTAATCCATTTTGATCCCACTTTTCGGGACTCCAGTATTTATAGTGCCATGCAATCTCACCTGTCTCAGGAATTACAGCAAGCAAATCAGTTCCAATTACCGCTAAAATATATCGTAAATTTTTGTAGTTGTAAACAGTTGCTGAAGCGTAGGCACGGGGTCCTCCCAGCGATTTTGTTTCCCATACCGTTTCGCCTGTCATTTTATTTAGAGCAACTACACTAGTTTCTTGTCCTCCTGGTGTACAAATTACCAAATCGTCGACAATTAGCGGAGTTTCAGAATTCCCCCAAATATGGTACTCTCCTTCAAAATCTTTGTCAACTTCGACGGCCCAGTTCTCCTTGCCCGAATTTCGATCGATGCAAGCCACGCGACCGGTTCCGCTTTGTACATAAATCCTGTCGCCTTCAATTACCGGTGTGCTTCGTGTATCGGGAAAAGATTTGTTCCACGAACGACCGTATGTTACCTGCCAGTTAAAAGTACCGTCTGAATTTATTGAAGTAAGATAATCCAGTGTGTCGATCATTCCTGTAGTATAAATTACTCCGTCGTACAAAATTGGAGAAGAATACCCCTTCCCTATTTTTTCCACCTCCAATAAAAGTTCAGGTCCGTTTTCGGGCCAGGCTTTTAAGAGGTTGGTTTCGGGGAAGTGTCCATCGCGATTTGGACCCCGCCACTGTGTTACCTGAGCCGTTAATGCCAGGCTAAACAAGATCAATAGAATAGTTAATTTAGATTTTTTCATGGTTTATTAATGTTCTAAAACGAATTATAATTCAATTTTTCGAAAGTAGTTTTCCGGTAACGTGTACCTATTGGAAATTCTTTTCCGGCAAGAGTTACCATAACCGGGCTAAAACTGGTTATTCGGTTTTTCGCCACCAAATAAGAGCGATGAATACGAATAAATAATTTTTCGGGTAGCGTTTTTTGTATGGAAGAAATGGTTGCCCGGCTGTTAATTTCGCGATCGTTGGTGTGAAGCTTTATGTAATCGCCAAAACTCTCAACAAAAATTACTTCGGAAACAGGCACCTTGTGAATTATATTTTTTTCGCGGAGGTAAATGTACTCCTCATCTCCATTATTTTTATGGAGCGACACTTCGCTAATTGTTATATTTTGCTGATTATATTTATCAATGGTTTGCAAAAAGCGCTCAAACGAAATGGGTTTTAACAAATAGTCGAGAATGTTTAATTCGTAGCTTTCGATTGCATATTCGCGATACGCGGTTGTAAAAACCACTGCCGGAGGATTCTGCAGGGTTCTCACCAAATCGGTCCCCTTCATTTCTGGCATTTGAATATCCAGAAACATTAAATCCACATCATTATTTTTCAAAAAGTCAAATGCTTCAACAGCATCAAAACAGGTGCCCACCACCTGCAGTGAACTAACCTTTTGAATGTGCGATTTTAGCACTTCTGTGGCCAAAGGTTCATCGTCTACTATTAAACATTTTGTTTTATTCATTTTTCAAAAAAACTACCAGGTTAACTTCAAATTCCTTTTCATTTTGATGAATATTGAGTTTATACGAACCGGGATAAATTAATTCCAGTCGTCGTTGTACATTTTTCAATCCGATTCCTTCGCTCAACGCCAGATCTTTTTTCATATCGCCAAGTGTTGAATTTAACACTTTTAGTTTTAGCGAATCATCTTTGATATCAATGCTTATCCTTATTTTTGGATTTGTACGATCGTTGCTGGCACCGTGTTTAAAGCTGTTTTCGATAAAAGGCAACAAAAGTAATGGAGCAATTACATGCGAATCGGCTTTTCCATTTACTTGGTATTCTAAATCCAAACGATTGTTGTATCGTAACTTTTCAAGTTCAATGTAACTGTCCAAAATTTCCAGCTCGTTTGAAAGGGCTAC contains:
- a CDS encoding PQQ-binding-like beta-propeller repeat protein; the protein is MKKSKLTILLILFSLALTAQVTQWRGPNRDGHFPETNLLKAWPENGPELLLEVEKIGKGYSSPILYDGVIYTTGMIDTLDYLTSINSDGTFNWQVTYGRSWNKSFPDTRSTPVIEGDRIYVQSGTGRVACIDRNSGKENWAVEVDKDFEGEYHIWGNSETPLIVDDLVICTPGGQETSVVALNKMTGETVWETKSLGGPRAYASATVYNYKNLRYILAVIGTDLLAVIPETGEIAWHYKYWSPEKWDQNGLIWTNTPVFKDNQIFLTMGYDYQAVMLEMDSLGTGVTEKFIDHTFDNHHHGVILHDGYLYGSNWRDNKRGKWICMNWNTGEIMYVADWDTKGSMVMADGLFYAYNEKGNVGIIKPDPDGFDVVSQFKVTKGAGPHWAHLYISDGKLLLRHGDVLMVYNIKAN
- a CDS encoding PQQ-binding-like beta-propeller repeat protein; translation: MNTTDKLKLSQNIAVIAGIFCLAVAMLLLLNFWQVSKTDPIESKALEALVQRLKQEPNNDELKVEIRNFDLLARKAYFNSQWQVKTGAYLLLFGAIILAFALRVYYSVKSKIEEPDAKLENEIASRILAQKGIIIVGATVLILAVLASFATVNHLNYYNTETQSAEAVSSPETEGIEVIEVGEISKTEVAETSTVKNTETEKSDSDENVAEETEITEEKNTHAQKEPAAKTAVATGITLADLQKNHNSLRGPLGQGVIAHKNIPTTWNGSAGTNVLWKSPIPKHGYNSPVIWGDKIFIAGADNTTREVYCYNRNDGKLLWTGVADNVPGSPASPPRVTEDTGLAAPTLTVDNKGVYAIFATGDVIAFDLNGKRLWARNLGVPDNHYGHSSSLITWANKVLVQYDTNRGGKILALNTSNGETVWETVRDSKISWASPILAEIDGKYQVVLTADPIVAGYDVETGKELWQVECMMGEVGPSAAFSDGVVFAANEYARLVAIDPKNASIIWENDEYMPEAASPLAHSGLLIIATSYGVLVCYDAKTGEQFWEDDLGSTLYASPVVADGKLFMMDNDGVMRIYEFSKELKKISENELGETAGTTPAFSDGRIYIRGENNLYCIGK
- a CDS encoding PQQ-binding-like beta-propeller repeat protein: MTKRTINIILISLGILGFIVVFWWLNNDPTKDFTINLEGADNRGKGVAPQDVNIGEHFQEFASDYRELSETWTNFRGADHDNISKSPVKLIEKFGADGPKIMWSMTLGEGHSGAAIWKGLAYVLDYNEEERADILRCISLVDGKELWTRGYDVAVKRNHGMSRTIPAITEKYIVTIGPKCHVMCLDRETGDFRWGLDIVKEYQNEIPFWYTGQCPLIDNDVAVLATGGSALMIGVDCETGEKLWETPNPNAYKMSHSSIMPYEFGGRKMYVYSSIGALTGVAADGPETGQILWETSDWNHSVVAPSPVCMPDGKIFMTAGYGAGSMMLQLTENNGTFSIATLDEYKPKDGLACEQQTPVYWNGHLFGIVPKDGGSNRNQFVCVDPADTKKIIWASDKESRFGLGPYFIADNKFFILNDDGTLTILRPSTKEYIQLEQVKIIEDGHDAWAPFAIADGYLILRDSKTMVCIDLNS
- a CDS encoding PQQ-binding-like beta-propeller repeat protein, encoding MKSGFAILFLLFTIRLFSQEVVEWRGVNRSGLYNETGLLKEWPESGPELFKKIEGVGKGFSQAIVVGQTIFITGIKQDTTDILSAFNFNGELLWETPYGRSWTRSYIDSRSTPTYSNGKLYVSSGTGQLSCVDAKSGNTLWKIDAVKNYSGEIHKHGDAEAPLVAGNLVFYVTGGEINTMVAFNKDTGNQVWKTKSLGGTKSYASPTLINHQGQEIVLVQTADNLIGVNPLNGEILWSYNLFQYHTHENGKGAQTNAPLYHNGEIFVTSGYEHPALLFSLSDDGKSIKLKWENNILDTHHGGVVFVEGNIYGSTWENNSRGKWASVNWETGETKWEQDWENKGAIITADDMLYLYEEKRGNVALAEPSTDSLKIISNFKVDAGAGPHWAHPAIYDGKLFVRHGDVLMIYNIKE
- a CDS encoding LytTR family DNA-binding domain-containing protein; protein product: MNKTKCLIVDDEPLATEVLKSHIQKVSSLQVVGTCFDAVEAFDFLKNNDVDLMFLDIQMPEMKGTDLVRTLQNPPAVVFTTAYREYAIESYELNILDYLLKPISFERFLQTIDKYNQQNITISEVSLHKNNGDEEYIYLREKNIIHKVPVSEVIFVESFGDYIKLHTNDREINSRATISSIQKTLPEKLFIRIHRSYLVAKNRITSFSPVMVTLAGKEFPIGTRYRKTTFEKLNYNSF
- a CDS encoding 4Fe-4S binding protein, which encodes MEKKSKSQSRRNFIQNGVRASLLLSLGTVSVAALTKVSGQDYVWQIDPFKCTQCGRCATDCVMAPSAVKCLHAFDLCGYCDLCGGYLKPDANKQSTAAENQLCPTAAIERRFIEEPYFEYHIDEELCIGCGKCVAGCTSFGNGSMHLQIIHDRCLNCNICSIAQVCPSDAISRVPASEAYKVKGDFTNNFKA
- a CDS encoding 4Fe-4S binding protein; protein product: MKKLKFVFFTLVFLLLTVSTFAQKQRFPKPEFDTGYTQPSPVTPEPRALAMEYFDVLVLLFVLSLATYFALKSRSRQGILWLSIFTLIYFGFYRNGCICSIGSIQNVTLSFFDSGYAISLTALLFFLLPLLFTLFFGRTFCAGACPLGAIQDLVVIKPISLPKWLNKTLGLIPYVYLALAVLFAATGTDFIICRYDPFVGIFRMDAKFHMIVLGVAFLLMGMFVARPYCRFLCPYGVLLSWMSRFSKWHLTITPNKCIQCKLCTHSCPFDAIDFPTNEKEVIKSGLGPKRFITYALVIPLWVALGVFAGAKSHTFLSKANPDVYLAELMISQPELKNDPDNIDIQTFLASGKSMETLVAEAEVIRHKFYIGSMIAGGFLGLVIGMTLLNTVVFRKRQDYEPHKGDCFSCARCVDYCPVEK